The following are encoded in a window of Paraburkholderia sp. HP33-1 genomic DNA:
- the argH gene encoding argininosuccinate lyase, with protein MTSQLHKKGEAWSARFSEPMSELVKRYTSSVFFDKRLAFVDIEGSLAHASMLAAQKIISADDLAAIQRGMAQIKGEIERGEFEWQLDLEDVHLNIEARLTALIGDAGKRLHTGRSRNDQVATDIRLWLRGEIDRIGGLLTELRVALVDIAEKNAATIMPGFTHLQVAQPVTFGHHLLAYVEMFSRDAERMIDCRKRVNRLPLGAAALAGTSYPIDRHAVAKTLGFDGICANSLDAVSDRDFAIEFTAASALVMTHVSRFSEELVLWMSPRVGFIDLADRFCTGSSIMPQKKNPDVPELARGKTGRVNGHLMALLTLMKGQPLAYNKDNQEDKEPLFDTVDTVADTLRIFAEMVAGITVKPQAMRDAALQGFSTATDLADYLVKRGLPFRDAHEAVALAVRVCADRGCDLADLTLDEMRSELPNVAPLIGDDVFSYLTLEGSVASRNHPGGTAPEQVLAAVKAARAALK; from the coding sequence ATGACGTCCCAACTGCACAAAAAAGGCGAAGCCTGGTCGGCTCGCTTCTCGGAGCCGATGTCGGAGCTCGTCAAACGCTACACGTCGTCGGTTTTCTTCGACAAGCGTCTGGCGTTCGTCGACATCGAAGGGTCGCTCGCGCACGCGTCGATGCTCGCCGCGCAGAAGATCATTTCCGCCGACGACCTCGCCGCGATCCAGCGCGGCATGGCGCAGATCAAGGGTGAAATCGAGCGCGGCGAGTTCGAATGGCAGCTCGATCTCGAAGACGTCCACCTGAACATCGAAGCGCGCCTGACCGCGCTGATCGGCGACGCCGGCAAGCGCCTGCACACCGGCCGCTCGCGCAACGACCAGGTCGCGACCGACATCCGCCTGTGGCTGCGCGGCGAGATCGACCGCATCGGCGGGCTGCTCACCGAGCTGCGCGTGGCGCTCGTCGACATCGCGGAGAAGAACGCCGCGACCATCATGCCGGGCTTCACGCACCTGCAGGTCGCGCAGCCGGTCACGTTCGGCCACCATCTGCTCGCCTACGTCGAGATGTTCTCGCGCGACGCCGAGCGCATGATCGACTGCCGCAAGCGCGTGAACCGTCTGCCTCTCGGCGCGGCGGCGCTCGCCGGCACCAGCTATCCGATCGACCGTCACGCCGTGGCGAAGACGCTCGGCTTCGACGGCATCTGCGCGAACTCGCTCGATGCAGTCTCCGACCGCGACTTCGCGATCGAATTCACGGCTGCTTCCGCGCTCGTGATGACGCACGTGTCGCGCTTCTCCGAAGAGCTGGTGCTGTGGATGAGTCCGCGCGTCGGCTTCATCGATCTGGCCGACCGTTTCTGCACCGGCTCGTCGATCATGCCGCAGAAGAAAAACCCGGACGTGCCCGAACTCGCGCGCGGCAAGACCGGCCGCGTGAACGGCCATCTGATGGCGCTGCTCACGCTGATGAAGGGCCAACCGCTCGCGTACAACAAGGATAATCAGGAAGACAAGGAGCCGCTGTTCGACACCGTCGATACGGTCGCCGACACGCTGCGCATCTTCGCTGAAATGGTCGCCGGCATCACGGTCAAGCCGCAGGCGATGCGCGACGCCGCGTTGCAAGGCTTCTCGACCGCAACGGACCTCGCCGACTATCTCGTCAAGCGCGGCCTGCCGTTCCGCGACGCGCACGAAGCAGTCGCGCTCGCGGTGCGCGTGTGCGCGGATCGCGGCTGCGATCTCGCGGACCTGACGCTCGACGAAATGCGCAGCGAGCTGCCGAACGTCGCGCCTCTGATCGGCGACGACGTGTTCTCGTATCTGACGCTCGAAGGCTCGGTGGCGAGCCGCAATCATCCGGGCGGCACCGCGCCCGAGCAGGTGCTGGCCGCGGTGAAGGCGGCGCGCGCGGCGTTGAAGTGA
- a CDS encoding TonB family protein: MHRLLLAVLGVAAVAGCTITPLPPHEIVSTPVAAINSLTLDQYREAVARRIVERNPSYVLQGKPQPMLRSLVVVSFTVDRDGHIVESKVYRTNGDDETESTALATLRRSAPLPQPPGKLLNGRGQLELFEDWLFNDNGKFQLRELAAPQAESYN; this comes from the coding sequence ATGCATCGGCTGTTGCTCGCCGTGCTGGGCGTTGCCGCCGTGGCCGGTTGCACGATCACGCCGCTGCCCCCGCACGAAATCGTCAGCACACCGGTGGCCGCGATCAACAGCCTGACGCTCGATCAATACCGCGAGGCGGTCGCACGACGGATCGTCGAGCGCAATCCGTCGTATGTACTCCAAGGCAAACCGCAGCCGATGCTGCGCTCGCTCGTGGTGGTGTCGTTCACGGTCGATCGTGATGGACACATCGTCGAGTCGAAGGTGTATCGCACGAACGGCGACGACGAAACCGAAAGCACCGCGCTCGCGACACTGCGCCGCTCAGCGCCGCTGCCGCAACCGCCCGGCAAACTGCTGAACGGCCGCGGCCAGCTCGAGCTGTTCGAAGACTGGCTGTTCAACGACAACGGCAAATTCCAGTTGCGCGAACTCGCAGCGCCGCAAGCCGAATCGTACAACTGA
- a CDS encoding helix-turn-helix transcriptional regulator, whose amino-acid sequence MTTPSSADHPPPLEATPARALGEFIRAHRERLSPQAVGLPPGPRRRTPGLRREEVAQLCGVSPTWYTWIEQGRPVSASAEALARIAVALQLSRAERAYLFELAAQRDPAEPDPAAADAPATLLQTVQLVDTPAYVLDRQWNALAWNERAADLFVGWLDGAHDRNLLRYTFTEPAARALIVDWETRARRLAAEFRADSIRHLNDAPTRGLIDSLSAASDEFARYWASQDVGGREGGRREFNHPRDGRIVYDQITFKPAHREDLKLVVLVRE is encoded by the coding sequence ATGACCACGCCGTCCTCCGCCGATCACCCGCCGCCGCTCGAGGCCACACCGGCCCGCGCGCTCGGCGAATTCATCCGCGCCCATCGCGAGCGGCTGTCGCCGCAGGCGGTCGGTCTGCCGCCGGGGCCGCGCCGCCGCACGCCCGGTCTGCGGCGCGAGGAAGTCGCGCAGCTGTGCGGCGTGAGCCCCACCTGGTACACGTGGATCGAGCAGGGCCGGCCAGTGTCCGCTTCCGCCGAGGCGCTCGCGCGCATCGCCGTCGCATTGCAGCTGTCGCGCGCCGAGCGCGCGTACCTGTTCGAACTGGCCGCGCAGCGCGACCCGGCCGAGCCCGACCCCGCCGCCGCCGATGCGCCCGCCACGCTGCTGCAGACCGTGCAGCTCGTCGACACGCCGGCCTACGTGCTCGACCGGCAGTGGAATGCGCTCGCATGGAACGAGCGCGCGGCCGACCTGTTCGTCGGCTGGCTCGATGGCGCGCACGACCGCAACCTGCTGCGCTACACGTTCACCGAGCCGGCCGCGCGCGCGTTGATCGTCGATTGGGAAACGCGCGCTCGGCGGCTTGCCGCCGAATTCCGCGCCGACTCGATCCGCCATCTGAACGATGCGCCGACGCGCGGGCTGATCGATTCGCTGTCGGCCGCGAGTGACGAGTTCGCGCGCTACTGGGCCTCGCAGGACGTCGGCGGGCGCGAGGGCGGCAGGCGCGAGTTCAATCATCCGCGCGACGGGCGCATCGTCTATGACCAGATCACGTTCAAGCCCGCGCATCGCGAAGATCTGAAGCTGGTGGTGCTGGTGCGCGAATAG
- a CDS encoding MFS transporter, whose translation MSTSPISAAQPASGQNSRARIIFASFIGTAIEFYDFYVYATAAALVIGPVFFPHGSATAQALSAFVTFGIAFVARPIGSFLFGHFGDRIGRKSTLVASLLVMGLSTTLIGFVPGYDAIGSLAPILLCVLRFGQGIGLGGEWGGAALLATENAPAGKRGWFGMFPQLGPSIGFLASNGLFFALSLSLSDEQFRGWGWRVPFIVSSVLVVLGLYVRLKIAETPAFKAAIERKERVRVPIATLFSQHWMPTVLGALAMVVCYTLFYNATTFSLSYGVGTLHIPRQTFLGLLCIAVVFMALATPLSARASDRFGRKPVLIVGIIAAILSGFTMAPLLGSGEPMLVLLFLVIQLFLMGVTFAPMGALLPELFPTNVRYTGAGVAYNLGGILGASVAPYIAQVLAAHGGLPWVGAYVSVAAAVSLFGVLCMRETRDESLMK comes from the coding sequence ATGTCCACTTCGCCGATTTCCGCGGCCCAGCCCGCAAGCGGGCAAAACAGCCGCGCGCGGATCATCTTCGCGAGCTTCATCGGCACCGCGATCGAGTTCTACGATTTCTATGTCTACGCCACCGCCGCGGCGCTCGTGATCGGACCGGTATTCTTCCCGCATGGCTCGGCCACCGCGCAGGCGCTGTCGGCGTTCGTCACGTTCGGCATCGCATTCGTCGCCCGGCCAATCGGCTCGTTCCTGTTCGGCCACTTCGGCGACCGCATCGGCCGCAAATCGACGTTGGTTGCCTCACTGCTCGTGATGGGTCTGTCGACCACGCTGATCGGCTTCGTGCCGGGCTATGACGCGATCGGCAGCCTCGCGCCGATCCTGCTGTGCGTGCTGCGTTTCGGCCAGGGTATCGGTCTCGGCGGCGAATGGGGCGGCGCCGCGCTGCTCGCCACCGAAAACGCGCCGGCCGGCAAACGCGGCTGGTTCGGCATGTTCCCGCAGCTTGGCCCGTCGATCGGCTTCCTCGCCTCGAATGGCCTGTTCTTCGCGCTCTCACTGTCACTCTCGGACGAGCAGTTCCGCGGCTGGGGCTGGCGTGTGCCGTTCATCGTCAGCTCGGTGCTGGTCGTGCTCGGCCTGTACGTGCGGCTGAAAATTGCCGAGACGCCCGCGTTCAAGGCAGCGATCGAGCGCAAGGAACGTGTGCGCGTGCCGATCGCGACGCTGTTCTCGCAGCACTGGATGCCGACCGTGCTCGGCGCGCTCGCGATGGTGGTCTGCTACACGCTGTTCTATAACGCGACGACGTTCTCGCTATCGTACGGCGTCGGCACGCTGCATATTCCGCGGCAGACGTTCCTTGGCCTGCTGTGCATCGCGGTCGTGTTCATGGCGCTCGCGACGCCACTGTCGGCCCGCGCGAGCGACCGCTTCGGGCGCAAGCCGGTGCTGATCGTCGGCATCATCGCGGCGATCCTGTCGGGCTTCACGATGGCGCCGCTGCTCGGCAGCGGCGAGCCGATGCTCGTGCTGCTGTTCCTCGTGATCCAGCTGTTCCTGATGGGCGTGACGTTCGCGCCGATGGGCGCGCTGTTGCCGGAGCTGTTTCCGACCAACGTGCGCTACACGGGCGCCGGTGTCGCCTACAACCTTGGCGGGATTCTCGGTGCGTCGGTCGCGCCGTACATCGCCCAGGTGCTCGCTGCGCACGGCGGGCTGCCGTGGGTTGGCGCGTACGTGTCAGTCGCGGCGGCCGTGAGCCTGTTCGGTGTGCTGTGCATGCGCGAAACGCGCGATGAGAGTCTGATGAAGTGA